One genomic window of Mus musculus strain C57BL/6J chromosome 4, GRCm38.p6 C57BL/6J includes the following:
- the Trit1 gene encoding tRNA dimethylallyltransferase isoform X1 has product MTNAKWPVLDERLDKRVDDMLAAGLLEELRGFHRRYNLKNISENSQDYQHGIFQSIGFKEFHEYLTTEGKCTPETSNQLLKKGIEALKQVTKRYARKQNRWVKNRFLSRPGPSVPPVYGLEVSDVSKWEESVLEPALNIVQSFIQGHKPTAMPVKMAYNESENKRSYHMCDLCDRIIIGDREWAAHLKSKSHLHQLKKRRRLDLDAVSATGSQSNSPDCDPERIEGESSGQHNQELKASV; this is encoded by the exons TTCTAGATGAGCGCTTGGATAAAAGAGTGGATGACATGCTTGCTGCCGGACtcttggaagagctgagaggtTTTCACAGACGTTATAATCTTAAGAACATTTCAGAAAATAG CCAGGACTATCAACACGGTATCTTCCAGTCAATTGGCTTCAAGGAATTTCACGAGTACCTGACCACTGAGGGGAAATGCACACCAGAGACTAGTAACCAGCTTCTAAAGAAAG GTATTGAGGCTCTGAAACAAGTAACTAAGAGATATGCCCGGAAACAGAACCGATGGGTTAAAAACCGCTTTTTGAGCA GACCTGGGCCCAGTGTCCCCCCGGTATATGGCTTAGAAGTATCTGATGTTTCCAAGTGGGAGGAGTCTGTTCTGGAACCTGCTCTCAATATAGTACAAAGTTTCATCCAG GGTCACAAACCTACAGCCATGCCAGTGAAGATGGCATACAATGAAAGTGAGAACAAGAGAAGTTACCACATGTGTGACCTCTGTGACCGGATCATCATTGGGGACCGGGAATGGGCAG CACATTTAAAATCCAAATCTCACTTGCACCaattgaagaaaagaagaaggttgGACTTAGACGCTGTCAGTGCCACAGGAAGTCAAAGTAATTCCCCAGACTGTGACCCGGAACGCATCGAGGGGGAATCCTCGGGGCAGCACAATCAAGAGCTGAAGGCCAGTGTTTGA